A stretch of Paenibacillus mucilaginosus 3016 DNA encodes these proteins:
- a CDS encoding YigZ family protein, whose product MLPQYRTVRAFGTAEIVIKKSRFIGFAKPVTTEEEAVAFIEGIKKEHWNATHNCSAYMIGERDEIQKASDDGEPSGTAGKPILEIIKNQGLKNVVVVVTRYFGGIMLGAGGLIRAYTDGAVAGLAAAEQVYQVLHREIRVEIDYTWLGKVENELRGRGTLLGETAFADKVTLLCLPKETEADAFIAWMTDLTQGQGVILQGESRYVEHAELS is encoded by the coding sequence ATGTTACCCCAGTATCGGACGGTCCGGGCCTTTGGCACCGCCGAGATCGTCATCAAGAAATCCCGTTTCATCGGCTTTGCGAAGCCGGTAACGACCGAAGAGGAAGCGGTTGCGTTCATCGAAGGAATCAAGAAAGAGCATTGGAACGCTACGCATAACTGCTCCGCCTATATGATCGGGGAGCGGGATGAGATCCAGAAGGCTTCGGACGACGGTGAACCGAGCGGGACAGCAGGCAAACCGATTCTGGAAATCATCAAGAACCAGGGACTCAAGAATGTCGTCGTCGTCGTCACCCGCTATTTCGGCGGGATTATGCTTGGAGCCGGCGGTCTGATCCGGGCTTATACGGACGGGGCAGTGGCAGGGCTTGCCGCGGCGGAGCAGGTGTACCAGGTGCTTCACCGGGAGATTCGGGTGGAGATCGACTACACATGGCTCGGCAAGGTGGAGAATGAGCTGCGCGGCCGGGGGACGCTCCTGGGGGAGACCGCATTCGCGGACAAAGTGACGCTGCTTTGTTTGCCGAAGGAGACGGAAGCCGATGCCTTCATCGCTTGGATGACTGATTTGACCCAGGGTCAAGGTGTAATTTTGCAGGGTGAATCCCGATACGTAGAGCATGCCGAGCTTTCCTGA
- a CDS encoding TetR/AcrR family transcriptional regulator, protein MARKAVAQELSRERILEEARHLFVQHGYYALTMRSIAKSMGYSHGALYYHFREKAELFYALVVEDFQMLLERQKEMIRRTRLGDMAQLEKLMLEFIKFGLENPNHYEIMFMIKDPELQRYSRTEQAQCLELFATVVRSVVAKQEGGEKKMYSLPWSLFMSLHGFISYNIHFNQTYADVKRLAEQHVQYLCEGLQG, encoded by the coding sequence GTGGCAAGAAAAGCGGTAGCACAGGAGCTGAGCCGTGAGCGGATTTTGGAGGAAGCGCGGCATCTGTTCGTACAACACGGCTATTATGCTTTAACGATGCGAAGCATCGCCAAGTCGATGGGGTACAGTCATGGGGCGTTATATTACCATTTCAGGGAGAAGGCGGAGCTGTTCTACGCCCTGGTGGTCGAGGACTTTCAAATGCTGCTTGAGCGCCAGAAGGAGATGATCAGGCGGACACGGCTCGGCGATATGGCGCAGCTGGAGAAGCTGATGCTCGAGTTCATCAAGTTCGGGCTGGAGAATCCGAACCACTATGAGATCATGTTCATGATCAAGGATCCGGAGCTGCAGCGGTATTCCAGAACGGAACAGGCGCAGTGCCTCGAACTCTTCGCTACGGTGGTACGGTCGGTAGTAGCCAAGCAGGAGGGCGGCGAGAAGAAAATGTACAGCCTGCCTTGGAGCCTGTTCATGTCTCTGCACGGTTTTATCTCTTATAACATCCACTTCAATCAAACGTATGCCGACGTCAAGCGGCTGGCCGAACAACATGTCCAATATTTGTGCGAGGGGCTGCAAGGATAG
- a CDS encoding secondary thiamine-phosphate synthase enzyme YjbQ encodes MIHTLQFQTRERDSMIDITREVHDLLKKVQIEDGLAVVYCPHTTAGITIQENADPDVRHDVLMRLDEVYPWEHPKYRHAEGNTASHLKAMTVGSSQTVLIAGSRLVLGRWQGIYLCEFDGPRERNVMVKFVRG; translated from the coding sequence ATGATACATACGCTGCAGTTCCAGACCCGTGAACGCGATTCCATGATTGATATTACCCGTGAAGTGCACGACCTGCTCAAAAAAGTTCAGATCGAGGATGGCCTTGCTGTTGTGTATTGCCCGCACACGACCGCCGGCATCACCATCCAGGAGAATGCCGACCCGGACGTACGCCATGACGTGCTGATGCGTCTGGATGAGGTGTACCCATGGGAGCATCCCAAATACCGGCATGCGGAAGGGAATACAGCTTCCCACCTGAAGGCGATGACCGTCGGCTCTTCCCAGACCGTCCTTATCGCGGGCTCCCGTCTGGTCCTTGGTAGATGGCAGGGTATCTATCTGTGCGAATTCGATGGACCGCGGGAACGAAATGTCATGGTAAAGTTTGTACGCGGTTAA
- a CDS encoding DUF1128 domain-containing protein: MNLAVNTLENTEFMIEEIKKKLRMASGAALKASQLNDSQYEDLRDIYEMVAGKSQFSISEIEAITTELGKLRR, encoded by the coding sequence GTGAACCTGGCAGTGAATACCCTTGAGAATACGGAATTTATGATTGAGGAGATCAAGAAGAAGCTGCGGATGGCTTCCGGCGCCGCCCTCAAAGCGTCTCAGCTCAATGACTCGCAGTATGAAGATCTTCGTGACATCTACGAGATGGTAGCCGGCAAGAGCCAGTTCAGCATCTCGGAGATCGAAGCGATTACGACAGAGCTCGGCAAGCTTCGCCGCTAA
- the cydS gene encoding cytochrome bd oxidase small subunit CydS: MDEFLIFYAPPLVVAASLVFLFLWNGRNKEDDEPQEL; encoded by the coding sequence ATGGACGAATTTCTTATCTTCTATGCTCCCCCTCTTGTCGTTGCCGCCTCCCTGGTCTTCTTGTTCTTGTGGAACGGCCGGAACAAGGAAGACGACGAGCCACAAGAGCTGTGA
- a CDS encoding cytochrome d ubiquinol oxidase subunit II, whose protein sequence is MTYELLGIMVLWTFLYGYLIVASVDFGAGFFSYYSVLTGQKNKIHKIIQRYLSPVWEVTNVFLIFFVVGIVGFFPETAYYYGTALLIPGSVAIILLAIRGSYYAFSTYGSKENRGYMLLYGATGLLIPASLSTVLTISEGGYIEERNSQVLFLWNRLLASPYSWSVVLLAVVSVLYISAMFLTYYAARAKDETALEVVRGYALFWSAPTILSSFLVFLGIRTQNPQHFLGMLELYWMFAASFLCFLVAVYCVWKRRRYGTAFLFVMLQFAFAFYGYGAAHLPYVLYPYINIYEGFTNETMAGALIAAFIAGLFVLIPSLWLLMRLFLFDANYVQGTGAPKKG, encoded by the coding sequence ATGACTTACGAGCTCCTTGGGATCATGGTGTTGTGGACCTTCCTGTACGGCTACCTCATCGTAGCTTCGGTCGATTTCGGTGCCGGATTCTTCAGCTATTACAGTGTGCTCACCGGCCAAAAGAATAAAATCCACAAAATTATACAGCGGTATCTCTCTCCCGTATGGGAAGTGACGAATGTGTTCCTGATTTTTTTCGTCGTCGGGATTGTGGGGTTCTTCCCGGAGACAGCTTACTATTATGGTACGGCTCTGCTCATTCCGGGCAGTGTCGCCATTATTCTGCTCGCCATCCGCGGCTCTTATTACGCTTTCTCGACCTATGGCAGCAAGGAAAACCGGGGCTACATGCTGCTGTATGGAGCCACGGGCCTGCTCATTCCCGCTTCGCTCTCTACGGTGCTCACCATCTCGGAAGGCGGGTATATTGAGGAGCGAAACAGTCAGGTGCTATTCCTATGGAACCGGCTGCTCGCCAGCCCCTACTCCTGGAGTGTCGTGCTGCTTGCCGTAGTCTCGGTGCTCTATATCTCGGCCATGTTCCTTACCTACTATGCAGCCAGAGCCAAAGATGAGACGGCGCTCGAGGTCGTCCGGGGCTATGCGCTCTTTTGGAGCGCTCCGACGATCCTAAGCTCATTCCTGGTGTTTCTGGGTATCCGGACCCAGAACCCGCAGCACTTCCTGGGAATGCTCGAGCTGTACTGGATGTTCGCCGCCTCGTTTCTCTGTTTCCTGGTGGCGGTCTATTGCGTGTGGAAACGGCGACGTTACGGCACGGCCTTCCTGTTCGTGATGCTGCAGTTCGCCTTTGCCTTCTATGGTTATGGCGCCGCCCATCTGCCTTATGTCCTCTACCCTTATATCAACATCTACGAGGGCTTCACGAATGAAACGATGGCGGGGGCACTGATTGCCGCGTTTATCGCAGGTTTATTCGTACTCATACCGTCGCTGTGGCTGCTGATGCGGCTGTTCCTGTTCGATGCCAATTATGTGCAGGGCACCGGCGCCCCCAAGAAAGGATGA
- a CDS encoding cytochrome ubiquinol oxidase subunit I, with amino-acid sequence MTQYDPVFYSRMLTELTLAFHIIFATIGVGVPVMIALAEWRGIRTGDPHYTLLARRWTRGFVITVAVGVVTGTAIGLQLSLLWPSFMRIAGQAIALPLFLETFAFFVEAIFLGIYLYTWDRFKKKTTHLLLMIPIVIGSSASAFFITTLNAFMNTPRGFTLEDGVIKNLQPLAAMFNPATPTKVSHVLASSYTTSAYILAAIAAYKLLKGSDHAYYKKALKLTVTAAFVFSLATAAIGDLSGKFLAKYQPEKLAAAEWHFETEREAPLVLGGVLGQNNEIKYRISIPYGLSILAHGTPDGEVIGLNEFPEDERPPLYIHYLFNLKVAFGMYLALVGFLYLLRSRKHRGRELVPKWLLAAIVAAGPLAMITIELGWFFAEVGRQPWILRGYMKVADAATTSSHVDTMLLLFCLLYLVLGVTVVRVLSKLFRNYDVIQEMISLGIEKGGRRS; translated from the coding sequence ATGACGCAGTATGATCCGGTCTTCTACAGCCGCATGCTGACTGAACTGACTTTAGCGTTTCATATTATCTTTGCCACGATCGGAGTCGGTGTTCCGGTTATGATTGCCTTGGCGGAATGGCGCGGAATCCGTACCGGAGACCCGCATTATACGCTGCTGGCCAGACGCTGGACACGCGGCTTCGTCATCACCGTGGCGGTAGGCGTGGTTACAGGCACTGCGATCGGACTCCAGCTCAGCCTTTTGTGGCCGAGCTTCATGAGGATCGCCGGCCAGGCCATCGCGTTGCCGCTCTTTTTGGAGACCTTCGCCTTTTTCGTTGAAGCGATATTCCTCGGAATCTACCTGTACACCTGGGACCGGTTCAAAAAAAAGACAACCCATCTTCTGCTTATGATTCCTATAGTCATCGGCTCGTCTGCTTCGGCCTTTTTTATCACGACCCTGAACGCATTTATGAACACCCCCAGAGGTTTTACGCTCGAGGACGGGGTAATCAAAAACCTGCAGCCGCTCGCCGCCATGTTCAACCCGGCCACACCGACCAAAGTGTCTCACGTGCTGGCATCATCCTATACTACGTCAGCTTACATCCTTGCAGCCATTGCAGCATATAAGCTGCTGAAGGGCAGCGATCACGCCTATTATAAAAAGGCGCTCAAGCTTACCGTCACGGCGGCTTTCGTGTTCTCGCTGGCAACCGCGGCAATCGGCGACTTATCAGGGAAATTCCTGGCCAAGTACCAGCCGGAGAAACTTGCGGCGGCCGAATGGCATTTTGAAACGGAACGGGAGGCCCCTCTCGTTCTTGGAGGCGTACTCGGTCAAAATAACGAGATCAAATATAGAATCTCGATCCCCTACGGCTTAAGCATTCTAGCTCACGGAACACCTGACGGAGAGGTCATCGGACTGAACGAATTCCCTGAGGACGAGAGGCCGCCGCTGTACATCCATTACCTGTTTAACCTAAAGGTGGCGTTCGGGATGTACTTGGCCCTGGTCGGCTTCTTGTATCTTCTTCGCAGCAGGAAGCACCGCGGCCGGGAACTCGTCCCGAAGTGGCTCCTCGCAGCCATTGTCGCGGCCGGACCGCTTGCGATGATTACCATCGAGCTCGGTTGGTTCTTCGCTGAAGTAGGCCGGCAGCCGTGGATTCTCAGGGGGTATATGAAGGTGGCCGATGCGGCCACAACTTCCTCCCATGTGGATACCATGCTGCTGCTGTTCTGCCTGCTGTATCTGGTGCTCGGAGTAACGGTGGTGCGCGTACTCAGCAAGCTTTTCCGCAACTATGATGTCATCCAGGAAATGATCTCGCTCGGGATCGAAAAAGGAGGGCGGCGTTCATGA
- a CDS encoding helix-turn-helix domain-containing protein, translated as MDQDHEIMTVAQVAKYLQISEITTYKLVNEGAIPGFKIGRHWRVKKEDLQEVIEKLKRGERLSY; from the coding sequence ATGGATCAGGATCACGAAATCATGACGGTTGCCCAGGTAGCCAAATACTTGCAAATCAGTGAAATAACCACATATAAGCTGGTGAATGAAGGAGCCATCCCCGGATTCAAGATCGGTAGACACTGGAGAGTGAAGAAAGAAGACTTACAGGAAGTCATTGAGAAATTGAAGCGAGGCGAACGGCTCTCATACTAA
- the rnjA gene encoding ribonuclease J1: MDEISAKAQNAEERGTPKHNVKIIALGGLGEIGKNMYVIEYGEEIVVVDAGVKFPRSDLPGVDYVIPNIEYLVQHQDKVKGIFLTHGHEDHIGGLPFILRELKVPVYGAPLTIGLVRAKLEEHKLDKLVHLQVVKEETVIQLDKLRVHFFHTNHSIPDSLGVAVDTPEGIIVHTGDFKFDMTPVGHRANIFKMSELGSQGVLALLADSTNSEKPGYTPSEKSVGAAVYDTFRTCEGRILFATFASNVHRLQQVVEAAEATGRKIAIQGRSMERVFRIAQELGYIRIPQGMQIDIQQLDKFEDRRIVIICTGSQGEPNAALSRIASGAHSKVQIHPGDTVIFSSSPIPGNTQNINKNIDLLFRAGANVIYGSVIDIHASGHGCQEDLKLMLSLIKPKYLVPIHGEYRMLLKHAQLAEELGITQDRSFVLDIGEVLHLNRRQARKGRKVPAGEMLVSGNKVGQVRSDILADRRHMSNNGVILVLMVVNEDWTAVLSGPELISRGFVFVKEASEIIQRATALTRRAVSRLIKQGVNTEEGWKSRITEVLSSHLEKTMQRTPLIVPILTHLERQEKGPSRKPSRPRRKRATIAPAAAQEPTGTPQK; this comes from the coding sequence ATGGACGAGATCAGCGCAAAGGCTCAAAACGCAGAAGAACGCGGAACACCGAAACATAACGTAAAAATCATCGCTCTCGGCGGTTTGGGCGAAATCGGAAAGAACATGTATGTCATCGAGTACGGCGAAGAGATTGTTGTCGTGGATGCGGGAGTCAAATTCCCAAGAAGCGACCTGCCCGGTGTCGACTATGTGATTCCGAATATCGAGTATTTGGTGCAGCATCAGGATAAGGTGAAGGGAATCTTCCTGACGCACGGCCATGAGGATCATATCGGCGGTCTGCCATTCATCCTCAGGGAGCTGAAGGTGCCGGTCTATGGCGCTCCTCTTACCATCGGCTTGGTAAGAGCCAAGCTTGAAGAACACAAGCTAGACAAGCTGGTGCATCTGCAGGTCGTGAAGGAAGAGACTGTGATCCAGCTCGATAAGCTGCGGGTGCATTTCTTCCACACCAACCACAGTATTCCCGATTCGCTCGGGGTGGCTGTAGATACACCGGAAGGTATTATTGTCCATACGGGGGACTTCAAGTTCGATATGACACCGGTAGGGCACCGGGCCAACATCTTTAAGATGTCGGAGCTCGGCAGCCAAGGAGTTTTGGCTCTGCTGGCGGACAGCACGAACAGTGAGAAGCCGGGCTATACGCCGTCCGAGAAATCCGTCGGCGCGGCCGTGTATGACACATTCCGGACGTGCGAAGGCCGGATCTTGTTCGCAACCTTTGCGTCGAACGTCCACAGGCTTCAGCAGGTTGTCGAAGCCGCGGAAGCAACCGGCCGGAAGATTGCTATTCAGGGACGGAGCATGGAACGCGTATTCCGCATCGCGCAGGAGCTGGGGTATATCCGCATCCCTCAGGGAATGCAGATCGATATCCAGCAGCTGGACAAGTTTGAAGACCGCCGCATCGTCATTATCTGTACGGGCAGCCAGGGTGAGCCTAATGCAGCCCTGTCCCGGATTGCCAGCGGTGCTCATTCCAAGGTGCAGATCCATCCGGGCGATACGGTGATTTTCTCTTCCTCGCCGATTCCGGGGAATACCCAGAACATCAATAAAAATATCGATCTCCTGTTCCGTGCAGGAGCAAACGTGATTTACGGCTCGGTAATCGATATCCACGCTTCCGGTCACGGCTGCCAAGAGGATCTGAAGCTGATGCTCAGCCTGATCAAGCCGAAGTACCTCGTTCCGATTCACGGCGAATACCGGATGCTGCTCAAGCATGCACAGCTGGCAGAAGAGCTGGGCATAACGCAGGACCGTTCGTTCGTACTCGATATCGGGGAAGTCCTGCACTTGAACCGCAGACAAGCGCGTAAGGGCCGCAAGGTGCCTGCCGGGGAGATGCTTGTCAGCGGGAACAAAGTAGGTCAGGTGCGCAGCGATATTCTCGCCGACCGCCGCCACATGTCGAACAACGGGGTTATACTGGTGCTTATGGTCGTGAATGAGGATTGGACCGCAGTCCTCTCGGGGCCCGAGCTCATCTCCCGCGGCTTCGTCTTCGTGAAGGAAGCCAGCGAGATTATCCAGAGAGCCACGGCGCTGACCCGCAGGGCCGTCTCGCGTCTCATCAAGCAGGGCGTGAATACGGAGGAAGGCTGGAAATCGAGAATCACCGAGGTCCTGTCGTCCCACTTGGAGAAGACGATGCAGCGCACCCCGCTGATCGTGCCGATCCTCACTCACCTGGAGCGTCAGGAGAAGGGGCCGAGCCGCAAGCCGTCCCGTCCAAGAAGAAAGCGGGCCACGATTGCTCCGGCTGCCGCACAGGAGCCGACAGGAACGCCGCAGAAGTAG
- a CDS encoding RICIN domain-containing protein, protein MVQMKVRWMSRAAALWLCLLLTFCSVLPHQANAAAVTVTNAIQFKAADGTAIHAHGGGMIKVGSYYYWYGENRNPNGTFKAVSMYRSTDLKNWEFRSNILTSASAAELNISNIERPKLLYNQATGQYVLWMHKENGSDYGEARVAVASSPTVDGNYSYHGSFRPLGYDSRDMTVYNDNGTAYLISATKVNADLNIYKLTPDFLGVESLVQTLWPGAYREAPALFKRGSVYFLVTSGATGWNPNQAKYATASSISGPWSALANFADSTTYGSQSAYVIPVEGTQSTTYLYMGDRWAGAWSGPVIDSKYVWLPLRFPSNTTLAMDFSHSLSMDAAAGIVQGLPHSWEPNAVYKLISRKSGKALIVENGSATNGAALEQWNENTAGSPHWQLVDAGGGYYKLKNVLTGKIAGVSNGATTDGTAIVQWTDGNWTSQHWQPIHVGGGYYKLKNRATGKLIDISDASLSDGANAIQWTDNGGTNQQFQIVKSE, encoded by the coding sequence ATGGTCCAAATGAAGGTACGATGGATGTCCCGCGCGGCAGCCCTGTGGCTGTGCCTGCTGCTCACGTTCTGCAGCGTTCTGCCCCATCAGGCGAATGCCGCCGCGGTAACCGTAACGAACGCCATCCAGTTCAAAGCCGCCGACGGCACGGCCATCCATGCGCATGGCGGCGGGATGATCAAGGTCGGCAGCTACTACTACTGGTACGGTGAGAACCGCAACCCGAATGGTACCTTCAAGGCCGTTTCGATGTACCGTTCCACCGACCTGAAGAACTGGGAATTCCGTTCGAATATTCTAACGAGCGCCTCGGCAGCCGAGCTCAACATCTCGAATATCGAACGCCCCAAACTTCTGTATAATCAGGCAACCGGCCAATATGTGCTGTGGATGCACAAGGAAAACGGCTCCGACTATGGGGAAGCCCGCGTTGCCGTTGCCTCGTCCCCAACCGTCGATGGGAATTATTCGTACCACGGCAGCTTCCGTCCGCTGGGCTATGATTCGCGGGATATGACAGTGTATAACGACAACGGCACGGCTTACCTGATCTCGGCGACCAAGGTGAATGCCGACCTCAACATCTACAAGTTGACGCCGGACTTTCTCGGAGTGGAATCACTTGTGCAGACCCTGTGGCCCGGGGCCTACCGTGAAGCTCCAGCACTCTTCAAGCGCGGCAGCGTCTACTTCCTTGTTACCTCCGGTGCGACAGGCTGGAATCCGAACCAGGCCAAGTACGCAACCGCTTCCAGCATTTCCGGCCCGTGGAGCGCCCTCGCCAACTTTGCGGACAGCACGACGTACGGCTCCCAATCGGCTTACGTCATCCCTGTCGAAGGAACGCAGTCCACTACGTATCTGTACATGGGTGACCGTTGGGCGGGCGCTTGGAGCGGGCCGGTCATCGATTCCAAGTATGTGTGGCTTCCGCTGCGTTTCCCGTCGAATACGACGCTCGCTATGGATTTCTCCCACAGCCTCTCCATGGATGCCGCAGCCGGCATCGTTCAGGGCCTCCCTCACAGCTGGGAGCCGAATGCGGTCTACAAGCTGATCTCCCGCAAGAGCGGCAAAGCCCTCATCGTCGAGAACGGGTCGGCCACGAACGGAGCAGCGCTTGAACAGTGGAACGAAAACACCGCCGGCAGTCCGCACTGGCAGCTGGTCGATGCGGGCGGCGGGTACTACAAGCTGAAGAATGTACTCACCGGCAAGATCGCCGGAGTTTCCAATGGAGCGACCACCGATGGAACGGCCATCGTTCAATGGACCGACGGCAATTGGACCAGCCAGCACTGGCAGCCTATCCATGTCGGCGGCGGCTACTATAAGCTCAAGAACCGTGCCACAGGTAAACTGATTGATATCTCGGACGCCTCCCTCAGTGATGGAGCCAACGCCATCCAGTGGACCGATAACGGCGGGACCAACCAGCAGTTCCAGATTGTCAAAAGCGAGTAG
- a CDS encoding LytR/AlgR family response regulator transcription factor, whose translation MDQYKYRVVIADMNRENREAIERHIKSRHPDLYVIRSVSSGNRLVEVCDRHQPEIVILNVKLKAKDGLSAAKEVISRGHSPEWIGMADQEHLPVLLGNHELKFADYLMVPWIGERLSKSLGEAVARCGTASGRPFLQEGGGFVNTVKSYYKAKPIEIPERVLVFAQKKDKYVTRLFLSNGKVHHINSTLKDIQSQCTLGVFKAHKSFLVNIKYIEYVVASTQVSGNYDIHLVKNHYGLAIPLSKKMYPNFVRAKEFSNTLMSRILLDGIAH comes from the coding sequence ATGGATCAATACAAATACCGCGTTGTGATCGCTGATATGAACCGGGAAAACCGGGAAGCGATCGAGAGACACATCAAGTCCAGGCATCCGGATCTGTACGTGATCAGATCCGTCAGCTCGGGAAACCGGCTGGTTGAGGTATGCGACCGTCATCAGCCGGAAATCGTGATCCTGAATGTGAAGCTGAAGGCCAAGGACGGCCTCTCCGCCGCCAAGGAAGTCATCTCCCGGGGACATTCTCCAGAGTGGATCGGCATGGCGGATCAGGAGCATCTTCCCGTCCTGCTGGGCAACCATGAACTTAAATTCGCCGATTATCTCATGGTCCCCTGGATCGGAGAACGGCTGTCGAAGTCTCTGGGAGAGGCGGTTGCCCGCTGCGGGACGGCATCCGGGAGGCCCTTCCTCCAAGAAGGAGGAGGGTTCGTCAATACGGTGAAGAGCTATTACAAGGCCAAACCGATTGAAATCCCCGAACGGGTACTGGTTTTCGCCCAAAAGAAGGACAAATACGTTACGCGCTTGTTCCTGTCCAACGGCAAGGTGCACCACATTAATTCCACACTAAAGGACATCCAGAGCCAGTGTACCCTGGGCGTATTCAAGGCTCACAAGAGTTTTCTCGTTAACATCAAGTATATCGAATATGTCGTTGCGAGTACGCAGGTATCGGGTAATTATGATATCCACCTGGTCAAGAACCATTACGGGCTTGCCATCCCGCTCTCGAAGAAAATGTACCCGAACTTCGTCCGGGCGAAGGAATTCTCGAACACACTCATGAGCCGGATTCTGCTCGACGGCATTGCGCACTAA
- a CDS encoding GGDEF domain-containing response regulator gives MQRSEEVMKGTGRQPTILVVDDERSNLEILRVFLSSLGYRVLLADYPLDAVRMVHHDRPDILLLDVMMPDVDGFALARVLGDFGIPILFISAKSQKEDILLGLSSGGLDYITKPFDLDILSHKIALHLESAQQMRALQRENDQLKQRMYMDPETGLFNRTYLEGVLGALNEKYNAVLTLQLGNLETHSEMEREEHSGFLKEIGGLCSAHIKKHQGILFRLSPDVCCAILRTSRQGCEELAVRVRAEISQYNESRLLAGLRPVEASVEAKLIPYASMRSFLLGGGSEANI, from the coding sequence TTGCAAAGAAGCGAAGAAGTAATGAAGGGTACAGGCAGGCAGCCGACGATCCTGGTCGTCGATGATGAGCGAAGCAATCTGGAGATTCTCCGGGTATTTCTTTCTTCACTCGGGTACCGGGTGCTGCTTGCGGACTATCCGCTGGATGCGGTGCGAATGGTTCACCACGACAGGCCGGATATCCTTCTGCTGGATGTGATGATGCCGGATGTGGACGGCTTCGCCCTGGCCAGGGTGCTGGGGGATTTCGGCATCCCGATCCTGTTCATCTCGGCCAAATCGCAGAAGGAGGATATTCTGCTGGGTCTCTCCTCCGGCGGCCTGGATTATATCACCAAACCGTTCGATCTCGACATCCTGTCCCATAAAATCGCGCTGCATCTGGAATCGGCCCAACAGATGAGAGCGCTGCAGCGGGAGAATGACCAGCTTAAGCAGCGGATGTACATGGACCCGGAGACCGGATTGTTCAACCGGACCTACTTGGAAGGCGTGCTCGGTGCGCTTAACGAAAAATACAATGCGGTGCTGACCCTGCAGCTGGGCAATCTGGAAACCCATTCAGAGATGGAGCGGGAGGAACACAGCGGGTTCTTGAAGGAAATCGGCGGGCTCTGTTCGGCTCATATCAAAAAGCATCAGGGCATCTTGTTCCGGCTCAGTCCGGATGTCTGCTGCGCCATTCTCCGCACAAGCCGGCAGGGCTGCGAAGAGCTGGCGGTACGCGTCCGCGCCGAAATCAGTCAGTACAACGAGAGCCGGCTGCTTGCGGGCCTCCGCCCGGTAGAAGCTTCCGTCGAAGCCAAGCTGATTCCCTATGCGTCCATGAGGAGCTTTCTTCTGGGCGGCGGTTCGGAGGCGAACATATGA